The Deinococcus koreensis genome window below encodes:
- the trpA gene encoding tryptophan synthase subunit alpha — protein sequence MTAVQSRGVARIHAAFERARAQNRAAFIPFMTGGYPTAEGFPAVADALLARADLMEVGIPYSDPLGDGPTIQRASEQALAGGTSTRHTLGLIKELRRRHDTPIVVMTYVNPIYAVGPREFMRLAADAGVDGLILPDLPPDQDIEIADLAAEYGLAVTFLIAPTSTAARVELVAKACTGFLYAVSVTGVTGAREGSALGEVPAMLALARQYAGVPIAVGFGVNDAATARQVAEVADGVVVGSAFINAVKNGQDVGAVADAIAAGCQR from the coding sequence ATGACCGCCGTGCAGTCCCGGGGCGTGGCCCGCATCCACGCCGCCTTCGAGCGGGCAAGAGCCCAGAACCGTGCCGCCTTCATCCCCTTCATGACCGGCGGCTACCCCACTGCCGAAGGCTTCCCGGCCGTCGCGGACGCCCTGCTGGCCCGCGCCGACCTGATGGAAGTGGGCATCCCCTACTCCGACCCGCTGGGCGACGGCCCCACCATCCAGCGCGCCTCCGAGCAGGCCCTGGCCGGCGGCACCAGCACCCGCCACACCCTGGGGCTGATCAAGGAACTCCGCAGGCGCCACGACACGCCCATCGTCGTGATGACCTACGTGAACCCCATCTATGCCGTCGGCCCGCGCGAATTCATGCGCCTCGCCGCCGATGCGGGCGTGGACGGCCTGATCCTGCCCGACCTGCCGCCCGATCAGGACATCGAGATCGCCGACCTGGCCGCCGAATACGGGCTGGCCGTGACCTTCCTCATTGCCCCGACCAGTACGGCCGCGCGGGTCGAGTTGGTGGCGAAAGCCTGCACCGGCTTTCTGTACGCCGTGAGCGTGACCGGCGTGACCGGCGCCCGCGAGGGCAGCGCGCTGGGTGAGGTGCCCGCCATGCTGGCGCTGGCCCGCCAGTACGCCGGGGTGCCCATCGCCGTGGGCTTCGGCGTGAACGACGCCGCCACCGCCCGGCAGGTCGCCGAGGTCGCCGACGGTGTGGTGGTGGGCAGCGCCTTCATCAACGCCGTGAAGAACGGCCAGGACGTGGGGGCCGTGGCCGACGCCATCGCCGCCGGCTGCCAGCGCTGA
- a CDS encoding transcriptional regulator encodes MTDDPAALPDSLNRADGPAPIDSTGPAGARDGPVVAIPVYAGVSELELGLMVTVCRLCGGEGATLTVNRSRASIVTAGGLVTTPHVLYAALPEPVALLIPGGPGAAKAARDPLLRAFLATHADVPSGASGSGLLLPGEAGTLHGRRVGGPADLADTLWGYGVAEVEPGATVLDGPLCSTPGGFPALHAALHVAGLVWGAEAAQDAARRLGSTST; translated from the coding sequence ATGACCGACGATCCCGCCGCCCTGCCGGACAGCCTGAATCGGGCGGACGGGCCAGCACCGATTGACAGCACTGGGCCGGCCGGAGCGCGGGACGGCCCGGTGGTCGCCATCCCCGTCTATGCCGGGGTCAGCGAACTGGAACTCGGCCTCATGGTCACGGTCTGCCGGCTGTGCGGCGGGGAGGGCGCCACGCTCACGGTCAACCGCTCGCGGGCCAGCATCGTGACCGCCGGGGGCCTCGTGACCACGCCGCATGTGCTGTACGCCGCCCTGCCCGAACCGGTCGCCCTGCTGATCCCGGGCGGGCCGGGCGCCGCGAAGGCCGCGCGCGATCCCCTCCTGCGCGCCTTCCTGGCCACCCACGCCGACGTGCCCAGCGGCGCCAGCGGCAGCGGCCTGCTCCTGCCGGGCGAGGCGGGCACCCTGCACGGTCGCCGGGTGGGCGGCCCCGCCGACCTCGCCGACACCCTCTGGGGCTACGGCGTGGCGGAGGTGGAGCCGGGCGCCACCGTGCTGGACGGCCCCCTGTGCAGTACGCCGGGGGGGTTCCCGGCCCTGCACGCCGCCCTGCACGTCGCCGGGCTGGTCTGGGGCGCCGAGGCGGCGCAGGACGCGGCCCGGCGGCTGGGCTCCACGTCGACCTGA
- a CDS encoding PIG-L deacetylase family protein, translating into MTAQVSPTLLVVFAHPDDEAFTGGTLTHYARKGVKVVLACATRGEAGKITVPGMTVDDLGAQREQELRRACEALEIPAPVFLDYHDSGRYERTRHDDPLAMMNVNPLDVEVKVRALIEEHRPQVILTFDPHGGYGHIDHLQIHRATVAAFFSTGHLEGGGPQRLYFTALTSQAAQGLARMGQDLDPLVYGVSDDTVAVRIDVAAYADNKKAALAAHGTQMGSESLMGKMTGEERAQMEERLLGSETFSLGGTRTPIASFPLRGLFDGVRGGEGLDG; encoded by the coding sequence ATGACTGCCCAAGTCTCTCCTACCCTGCTGGTCGTGTTCGCCCACCCCGACGACGAGGCGTTTACAGGCGGCACGCTGACCCACTATGCCCGCAAGGGGGTGAAGGTCGTGCTGGCCTGCGCCACGCGCGGCGAGGCCGGCAAAATCACGGTGCCCGGCATGACCGTGGACGACCTGGGCGCCCAGCGCGAGCAGGAGCTGAGGCGGGCCTGCGAGGCCCTGGAGATTCCCGCGCCGGTCTTTCTGGACTACCACGACTCCGGCCGCTACGAACGCACCCGCCATGACGACCCGCTGGCGATGATGAACGTGAATCCGCTGGACGTGGAGGTCAAGGTGCGTGCGCTGATCGAGGAGCACCGCCCGCAGGTGATCCTGACCTTCGACCCGCACGGCGGCTACGGGCACATCGACCACCTGCAGATCCACCGGGCCACGGTCGCGGCCTTCTTCAGCACCGGGCACCTGGAGGGCGGCGGGCCCCAGCGCCTGTACTTCACGGCGCTGACCTCGCAGGCCGCGCAGGGCCTCGCGCGCATGGGCCAGGATCTCGATCCCCTGGTCTACGGCGTGTCGGACGACACCGTGGCCGTGAGGATCGACGTGGCGGCCTACGCCGACAACAAGAAGGCCGCGCTGGCCGCCCACGGCACCCAGATGGGCTCCGAGAGCCTGATGGGCAAGATGACAGGCGAGGAACGCGCCCAGATGGAGGAACGCCTGCTGGGCAGCGAGACCTTCAGCCTCGGCGGGACGCGCACGCCGATCGCAAGCTTTCCGCTCCGAGGGCTGTTCGACGGGGTTCGCGGCGGCGAGGGGCTGGACGGCTGA
- a CDS encoding YbjN domain-containing protein, with protein sequence MTMDTALLTLDTLAKYLKEKEVQLDMEDNNGQRFIRMGWRFEMGDAAVLVSVNDGPNNTSRLEITCVTQKQYNERRNEVVNMLNDRNRERAFARSIDADGNVWLEYVGFYPTLAEMPQETFDTLFGGVLMHFQDDYGSLEGVTPGGGMQVQQPQA encoded by the coding sequence ATGACGATGGACACAGCCCTGCTGACGCTGGACACGCTCGCCAAGTACCTGAAAGAGAAGGAAGTCCAGCTGGACATGGAAGACAACAACGGCCAGCGCTTCATCCGCATGGGCTGGCGCTTCGAGATGGGCGACGCCGCCGTGCTGGTGAGCGTCAACGACGGCCCGAACAACACCAGCCGCCTGGAGATCACCTGCGTGACCCAGAAGCAGTACAACGAGCGCCGCAACGAGGTCGTGAACATGCTCAACGACCGCAACCGCGAGCGCGCCTTCGCCCGTTCCATCGACGCCGACGGCAACGTCTGGCTGGAATACGTGGGCTTCTACCCCACCCTGGCCGAGATGCCCCAGGAGACCTTCGACACGCTGTTCGGCGGCGTGCTGATGCACTTCCAGGACGACTACGGCTCGCTCGAGGGCGTGACGCCCGGCGGCGGGATGCAGGTTCAGCAGCCCCAGGCCTGA
- the gluQRS gene encoding tRNA glutamyl-Q(34) synthetase GluQRS, whose product MGVVGRFAPSPTGAMHLGNARTALLAWLHSRSLGGRHLLRFEDLDTGRVRDWAYDTTRRDLEWLGLDWDEETRQSERLEVYWDALARLETYPCTCTRREVQAAVQASAGAPHGEESVYPGTCREHTSHPGRPAALRWRVPAITVCATDSLSGLQLCQHLPSEVGDFVLQRSDGAFAYHLAVVVDDALMGVTDVVRGADLWTATPRQIALQQSLGYLTPRSLHVPLMTDFGGARLAKRAGAPPLMTYRERGDSPGQLLSSLALSLGWDVPEEVSAADLMPHWKAMRPPLINVSSTQT is encoded by the coding sequence ATGGGAGTCGTCGGCCGCTTCGCCCCCAGCCCCACCGGGGCCATGCACCTGGGCAACGCCCGCACCGCGCTGCTGGCCTGGCTGCATTCGCGCTCGCTCGGGGGGCGCCACCTGCTGCGTTTCGAGGATCTGGACACCGGCCGCGTCCGGGACTGGGCCTACGACACCACCCGCCGCGATCTGGAGTGGCTGGGCCTGGACTGGGACGAGGAAACGCGGCAGTCCGAGCGGCTGGAGGTTTACTGGGACGCGCTGGCCCGCCTGGAGACCTATCCCTGCACCTGCACCCGACGGGAGGTGCAGGCCGCCGTGCAGGCCAGCGCCGGCGCCCCCCACGGCGAGGAGAGCGTGTATCCGGGCACCTGTCGGGAGCACACCAGCCATCCGGGCCGCCCGGCCGCCCTGCGCTGGCGAGTGCCCGCCATCACGGTCTGCGCCACCGATAGCCTCAGCGGCCTGCAACTGTGCCAGCACCTTCCCAGCGAGGTCGGGGACTTCGTGCTGCAACGCAGCGACGGCGCCTTCGCCTACCACCTGGCCGTGGTGGTCGACGACGCCCTGATGGGCGTGACGGACGTGGTGCGCGGCGCCGACCTCTGGACGGCCACGCCCCGGCAGATCGCCCTCCAGCAGAGCCTCGGCTACCTCACCCCCCGCTCCCTGCACGTCCCCCTGATGACCGACTTCGGTGGCGCCCGTCTAGCCAAGCGTGCGGGGGCGCCGCCCCTGATGACGTACCGAGAACGGGGGGACTCGCCGGGTCAGCTGCTCTCGTCGCTGGCCCTCAGTCTCGGCTGGGACGTCCCCGAAGAGGTGTCGGCCGCCGACCTGATGCCACACTGGAAGGCCATGAGACCACCCTTAATAAACGTTTCATCGACACAAACTTAG
- a CDS encoding sugar efflux transporter, which produces MTSTAPPPTALLPTLIRAPHFLGLAASVFFLGFGVSLAAPFLSLYGVNQIGMTPLQLGLFLTLNAVSAVLISTRLARWSDRLNDRKPLVLVTLGLGAVGHVALGLTESYLGVLLIGMAMLGTGAAAFPQVFAFARTQLKDLPGDLAERSQTILRSMFSLAWVVGPGLGAVALARFDFAGVFFLAALCLALAALPIVLSRAGHRANSATQAVSSGPHKPATPARPLPWVAVAFVLYGMSMIMAMNMFPLFITKTLGGTTGEVGFLVSLCALLEIPIMLALVTLRRLPSVEWLVKGAMGLFVLHFALMALAQEMTLLVVTQVIRSLVLAILAGLGMTYFQQLMPGRVGTATTLFSNTMNVGGMLAGIVSGAWAQAFGYREVYVLCAALTFAAWAVMQVITRPGRRAARAPRERNG; this is translated from the coding sequence ATGACCAGCACCGCCCCCCCTCCCACCGCCCTGCTGCCCACGCTGATCCGGGCGCCCCACTTTCTCGGACTGGCGGCCTCGGTGTTCTTCCTGGGCTTCGGGGTATCGCTGGCCGCGCCCTTCCTGTCGCTGTACGGCGTGAATCAGATCGGCATGACGCCGCTGCAACTGGGCCTCTTCCTGACGCTGAACGCGGTGAGCGCCGTGCTGATCAGCACCCGGCTGGCCCGCTGGTCGGATCGGCTGAACGACCGCAAACCGCTGGTGCTGGTCACGCTGGGGCTGGGGGCGGTGGGCCATGTGGCGCTGGGCCTCACGGAGTCGTACCTGGGCGTGCTGCTCATCGGCATGGCCATGCTGGGGACAGGGGCCGCCGCCTTTCCGCAGGTCTTCGCTTTCGCGCGCACCCAGCTGAAGGATCTGCCCGGCGATCTGGCCGAGCGCTCTCAGACCATCCTGCGCTCGATGTTCTCGCTGGCGTGGGTGGTGGGGCCGGGGCTGGGGGCGGTGGCGCTGGCCCGCTTCGACTTCGCGGGCGTGTTCTTCCTGGCCGCGCTCTGCCTGGCGCTGGCCGCCCTGCCGATCGTGCTGAGCCGGGCGGGACACAGGGCGAACAGTGCCACCCAGGCGGTCTCGTCGGGCCCGCACAAGCCCGCCACCCCCGCCCGGCCACTGCCCTGGGTCGCCGTGGCCTTCGTGCTGTACGGCATGAGCATGATCATGGCGATGAACATGTTTCCGCTGTTCATCACCAAGACGCTGGGGGGCACGACCGGCGAGGTCGGCTTTCTGGTCAGCCTGTGCGCGCTGCTGGAGATTCCGATCATGCTGGCGCTGGTCACGCTGCGCCGCCTGCCCTCTGTGGAGTGGCTGGTCAAGGGCGCGATGGGCCTGTTCGTGCTGCACTTCGCCCTGATGGCCCTGGCGCAGGAGATGACGCTGCTGGTGGTGACCCAGGTGATCCGCTCGCTGGTGCTGGCGATCCTGGCCGGGCTGGGCATGACCTACTTCCAGCAACTCATGCCGGGGCGGGTGGGCACGGCGACCACGCTGTTCTCGAACACCATGAACGTCGGGGGGATGCTGGCCGGCATCGTGTCGGGCGCCTGGGCGCAGGCCTTCGGCTACCGCGAGGTGTATGTGCTGTGTGCCGCGCTGACCTTCGCGGCCTGGGCGGTGATGCAGGTGATCACGCGGCCGGGGCGCCGGGCGGCGCGGGCTCCTCGGGAACGGAACGGGTGA
- the pepF gene encoding oligoendopeptidase F has product MTAHVQPLPTRADAPREQTWDIEALYPTSAAWEQEAEALPAVIDALAPFAGTLQSPEATLTFLNQFDEVQLRAQRFFSYASMSASVDGRDPVAAARRDRATGLMARLGTVTAFAQPELLALPDETLSGWLGRPDFADQRVRLTRLLRNKPHVRSAEVEALLGAVQAPFASGRGIHPALANMDLRFGTAGGEEVTQGNVDRLTSHGARETRREAWEGYADAHLAVRHAQAAMYATNVRQSAFLAQARSYPDAITASLAPDNIPVGVVTTLLDTYRAHTPTWHRYWKVRRAWLGLDELREYDVKAALVPSREVSYGQAVDWICAGMAPLGDEYVTEMRRGLTTERWVDYAENQGKRQGAYSNGGGRVKPFIFMTWNGTMNSYSTLAHEIGHSMHSLLSTREHPFSVPRYTLFHAEVASNFNQAMVRAHLLERARAAGDTEFEVQIIEEALSNFHRYFFIMPTLAAFELECYRRIEAGGTLSAPDLISLTADLLAEGYGDGVSMDRERSGIMWAQFSTHLYANFYAYQYATGISAAHQLLEQFTAGPDTARETYLRCLKSGGSLDPIDALREAGVDMLSPGPVEATFRTLAGYVDRLEELLDGRG; this is encoded by the coding sequence ATGACCGCCCACGTCCAGCCCCTGCCCACCCGCGCCGACGCTCCCCGCGAGCAGACCTGGGACATTGAGGCGCTCTATCCCACCTCCGCCGCCTGGGAGCAGGAGGCCGAGGCGCTCCCGGCCGTCATCGACGCCCTGGCGCCCTTCGCGGGCACCCTGCAATCGCCCGAGGCCACCCTCACCTTCCTGAACCAGTTCGATGAGGTTCAGCTGCGGGCGCAGCGCTTCTTCTCCTACGCCAGCATGTCCGCCTCGGTGGACGGCCGAGACCCCGTGGCCGCCGCCCGCCGCGACCGCGCCACCGGCCTCATGGCCCGCCTGGGCACCGTGACCGCCTTCGCCCAGCCTGAACTGCTGGCTCTCCCCGACGAGACCCTGTCCGGGTGGCTCGGGCGCCCGGACTTCGCCGACCAGCGGGTGCGCCTCACGCGCCTGCTGCGCAACAAGCCGCATGTCCGCTCCGCCGAGGTTGAGGCCCTGCTGGGCGCCGTGCAGGCCCCCTTCGCCTCCGGGCGCGGCATCCACCCGGCCCTGGCGAACATGGATCTGCGCTTCGGCACGGCCGGTGGCGAGGAGGTCACCCAGGGCAACGTGGATCGCCTGACCAGCCACGGCGCCCGCGAGACCCGCCGCGAGGCCTGGGAGGGCTACGCCGACGCCCACCTGGCCGTGCGGCACGCCCAGGCCGCCATGTACGCCACCAATGTCCGGCAGAGCGCCTTCCTGGCCCAGGCCCGCTCCTACCCCGACGCCATCACCGCCAGCCTCGCTCCGGACAACATCCCCGTCGGCGTGGTGACCACGCTGCTGGACACCTACCGCGCCCACACCCCCACCTGGCACCGCTACTGGAAGGTGCGCCGCGCGTGGCTGGGCCTGGACGAGCTGCGCGAATACGACGTCAAGGCCGCCCTGGTGCCCAGCCGTGAGGTGAGCTACGGGCAGGCGGTGGACTGGATCTGTGCGGGCATGGCCCCGCTGGGCGACGAGTACGTGACCGAAATGCGCCGGGGCCTGACCACCGAGCGCTGGGTCGACTACGCCGAGAACCAGGGCAAGCGTCAGGGCGCCTATTCCAACGGCGGCGGGCGGGTCAAGCCGTTCATCTTCATGACCTGGAACGGCACCATGAACTCGTATTCCACGCTGGCCCATGAGATCGGCCACTCCATGCACTCGCTGCTCTCGACCCGCGAGCACCCCTTCTCCGTGCCGCGCTACACGCTGTTCCACGCCGAGGTCGCCAGCAACTTCAATCAGGCGATGGTCAGGGCGCACCTGCTGGAACGGGCACGCGCCGCCGGAGACACCGAGTTCGAGGTGCAGATCATCGAGGAGGCGCTGTCGAACTTCCACCGCTACTTCTTCATCATGCCGACCCTGGCGGCCTTCGAGCTGGAGTGTTATCGCCGCATCGAGGCGGGCGGCACCCTCAGCGCCCCGGATCTCATCTCGCTCACCGCCGACCTGCTGGCCGAGGGCTACGGCGACGGCGTGAGCATGGATCGTGAGCGCAGCGGCATCATGTGGGCGCAGTTCTCCACGCACCTGTACGCCAACTTCTACGCCTACCAGTACGCCACCGGCATCAGCGCCGCGCACCAGCTCCTGGAGCAGTTCACGGCCGGCCCGGACACTGCCCGCGAGACCTACCTGCGCTGCCTCAAGTCCGGCGGCAGCCTCGATCCCATCGACGCCCTGAGGGAGGCCGGGGTGGACATGCTGAGCCCCGGGCCCGTAGAGGCGACCTTCCGCACCCTGGCAGGCTACGTTGATCGGCTGGAGGAACTGCTCGACGGGCGGGGCTGA
- a CDS encoding diguanylate cyclase, which translates to MLLLSQLPFWVLMVAAFSLLSITLHERVVATNRATHVREELAQVAGIMQHVVDMETGLRGFVIAGNPVFLEPYTAARAALPGEFALLQLTLRQQVNPREAVAPLAHLNRVEALVGRWQTTVAEPEIAARARGLSEAAAFVKQQTGKRLLDSIRAEVEAYQQARQQQLQRAETAAAAKLRSLQLSLYGVAALTILGSVAASLVGASLLRRSLGAVTDAAERLTAGETVTLAERRASPAEIQTLSRAFNHMSGRLAQARRQADEHARELAARNVWMRTLGELSDWLQAARSLEEAAGILERALPALLPGTQGTLHHHNASRNLLLAVVSWGGAEARPSSPGDCWALRRGEARQDAGVLAPPCLHGPQQRYLCLPLFSHGETLGTLRLQAQGGEALSEATRAAAEDVAQQVALALAGLRLLDRLQQQAIRDPLTGLFNRRHLEEQLEQRVLAAEAAGQPLSLVALDVDHFKRLNDSFGHEAGDMVLVRMGAALRDLSPAPALAARPGGEEFSILLPDQPLPAALELAERLRSEVAGWTLEFAGMPLGPVSVSIGVAGLGSGIATGQALTRAADDALYQAKRTGRNRVVPSDAGSPARISSLPS; encoded by the coding sequence ATGCTCCTGCTGTCCCAGCTGCCCTTCTGGGTGCTGATGGTGGCCGCCTTCAGCCTGCTTTCGATCACCCTGCACGAACGGGTGGTCGCCACCAACCGGGCCACCCACGTGCGTGAGGAACTGGCCCAGGTCGCCGGGATCATGCAGCACGTGGTGGACATGGAAACCGGACTGCGGGGCTTCGTCATCGCCGGCAATCCGGTGTTTCTCGAACCCTATACGGCCGCGCGCGCGGCCCTGCCGGGTGAATTCGCCCTGCTCCAGCTCACCCTTCGCCAGCAGGTCAATCCCCGCGAAGCGGTGGCGCCTCTGGCCCACCTGAACCGGGTGGAGGCCCTGGTGGGGCGCTGGCAGACCACGGTCGCCGAACCGGAGATCGCCGCCCGCGCCCGGGGCCTGAGCGAGGCCGCCGCCTTCGTGAAACAGCAGACCGGCAAACGGCTCCTCGACTCCATCCGGGCCGAGGTCGAGGCCTACCAGCAGGCCCGCCAGCAGCAGCTGCAGCGCGCCGAGACCGCCGCCGCCGCCAAGCTGCGCAGCCTCCAGCTCAGCCTGTACGGGGTGGCGGCCCTGACCATCCTGGGCAGCGTGGCGGCGAGCCTGGTGGGGGCGTCGCTGCTCCGGCGCAGCCTCGGCGCGGTGACCGACGCGGCGGAGCGGCTGACTGCGGGGGAGACCGTGACCCTGGCCGAGCGCCGCGCCAGTCCGGCCGAAATCCAGACCCTCTCGCGGGCCTTCAATCACATGAGCGGACGCCTGGCCCAGGCCCGCCGACAGGCCGACGAACACGCCCGTGAGCTGGCGGCGCGCAACGTCTGGATGCGTACCCTGGGTGAACTGAGCGACTGGCTGCAGGCGGCCCGCTCGCTCGAGGAAGCGGCGGGCATTCTGGAGCGGGCCCTGCCCGCGCTGTTGCCCGGCACCCAGGGCACCCTGCACCACCACAACGCTTCGCGCAACCTCCTGCTCGCTGTGGTGAGCTGGGGCGGCGCCGAGGCCCGGCCCAGCTCACCGGGCGACTGCTGGGCCCTGCGGCGGGGCGAGGCGCGGCAGGACGCCGGCGTGCTCGCCCCGCCCTGCCTGCACGGCCCACAGCAGCGCTACCTGTGCCTGCCCCTGTTCTCCCACGGCGAGACCCTGGGCACCCTGCGGCTGCAGGCCCAGGGCGGTGAAGCCCTGAGTGAGGCCACCCGCGCCGCCGCCGAGGACGTGGCCCAGCAGGTGGCCCTGGCCCTGGCCGGCCTGCGGCTGCTCGACCGCCTGCAGCAGCAGGCCATCCGCGATCCCCTGACCGGGCTGTTCAACCGCCGTCATCTGGAAGAGCAGCTCGAGCAGCGCGTCCTGGCGGCCGAAGCTGCCGGGCAACCGCTGTCTCTGGTCGCGCTCGACGTCGATCACTTCAAGCGGCTGAACGACTCCTTCGGGCATGAGGCCGGCGACATGGTGCTCGTCCGCATGGGGGCGGCGCTGCGTGACCTGAGCCCCGCCCCGGCGCTCGCCGCACGCCCCGGTGGTGAGGAGTTCTCCATCCTGCTGCCCGACCAGCCGCTCCCAGCCGCTCTTGAACTGGCCGAACGCCTCCGGTCGGAGGTGGCCGGCTGGACGCTGGAGTTTGCGGGCATGCCGCTGGGCCCGGTCAGCGTGTCGATCGGCGTGGCGGGGCTGGGGAGCGGGATCGCGACCGGTCAGGCCCTGACCCGCGCCGCTGACGACGCGCTCTATCAGGCCAAGCGCACGGGACGCAACCGGGTGGTGCCCTCGGACGCCGGCTCGCCCGCCCGGATCAGTTCCCTGCCGTCCTGA
- the trpB gene encoding tryptophan synthase subunit beta: MTLTLPHYPMPDDRGRFGRFGGRYVPETLIPALDELDTAYRAAKTDPAFLSELDRLLREFVNRPSPLYLAQRLTDHAGGAKIYLKREDFNYTGAHKINNCLAQALLAVRMGKKRVIAETGAGQHGVASATAAALLGLECVVYMGAEDIRRQSLNVFRMNLLGAEVREVTSGTSTLKDATNEAIRDWVTNVRDTFYILGSVVGPHPYPAMVRDFQAIIGEETKWQLRAVEGREAPDAIVACVGGGSNAIGIFAPYAYLPKDQRPRLIGTEAAGEGVETGRHAASVAGGRVGVLHGSMMYLMNDDEGQIVPPHSISAGLDYPGIGPEHCHYSETGVAEYVPVTDAQALEGLQLLTRLEGIIPALESAHAIYHAVELARTMRPEQVIVVNLSGRGDKDVAEVARLLDVPKDAPTVTPAIQKPAIQKEVLA; encoded by the coding sequence ATGACCCTGACCCTTCCTCACTACCCGATGCCGGATGACCGGGGCCGCTTCGGCCGCTTCGGCGGGCGCTACGTTCCCGAAACCCTGATCCCGGCCCTCGACGAGCTGGACACCGCCTACCGCGCCGCCAAGACCGACCCCGCCTTCTTAAGCGAACTCGACCGTCTGCTGCGTGAGTTCGTGAACCGCCCCAGCCCGCTCTACCTGGCCCAGCGCCTGACCGACCACGCCGGCGGCGCGAAGATCTACCTCAAGCGCGAGGACTTCAACTACACCGGCGCCCACAAGATCAACAACTGTCTGGCCCAGGCGCTGCTCGCCGTGCGGATGGGCAAGAAGCGCGTGATCGCCGAGACCGGCGCCGGCCAGCACGGGGTCGCCAGCGCCACCGCCGCCGCCCTGCTGGGCCTGGAGTGCGTGGTCTACATGGGCGCCGAGGACATCCGCCGCCAGTCGCTGAACGTCTTCCGCATGAACCTGCTGGGCGCCGAGGTGCGCGAGGTGACCTCCGGCACCAGCACCCTCAAGGACGCCACCAACGAGGCCATCCGCGACTGGGTGACCAACGTGCGCGACACCTTCTACATCCTGGGCTCCGTGGTTGGCCCGCACCCCTACCCGGCGATGGTGCGCGACTTCCAGGCGATCATCGGCGAGGAGACCAAGTGGCAGCTCAGGGCCGTTGAGGGCCGGGAAGCTCCCGACGCCATCGTCGCCTGCGTGGGCGGCGGCTCCAATGCCATCGGCATCTTCGCTCCTTACGCTTACCTGCCGAAAGACCAGCGCCCGCGCCTGATCGGCACCGAGGCCGCCGGTGAAGGGGTCGAGACCGGCCGCCACGCCGCCTCCGTCGCCGGGGGCCGTGTGGGCGTGCTGCACGGCTCGATGATGTACCTGATGAACGACGACGAGGGCCAGATCGTGCCGCCCCACTCCATCTCCGCCGGGCTGGATTACCCCGGCATCGGCCCCGAGCACTGCCACTACAGCGAGACCGGCGTGGCCGAGTACGTGCCCGTGACCGACGCCCAGGCGCTCGAGGGGCTGCAGCTGCTGACCCGCCTGGAAGGCATCATCCCCGCGCTGGAGAGTGCCCACGCGATCTACCACGCGGTGGAACTGGCCCGCACCATGCGCCCCGAACAGGTCATCGTGGTGAACCTCTCGGGCCGCGGCGACAAGGACGTGGCCGAGGTGGCTCGCCTGCTGGACGTGCCCAAGGACGCGCCCACGGTCACGCCTGCCATCCAGAAGCCCGCCATCCAGAAGGAGGTGCTGGCATGA
- a CDS encoding ParA family protein, translating to MPKGPTKREPPSTTKAPRVLAVTSEKGGVGKSTLAVHLAGALAERGLRPVLVDEDERVGSSLRWAGRGGLGFPVLAPADVKPRVLSACDVLIIDTEGRPKRRELRALAGRADLILVPTGVSALERGATRELAEYLGGPGEAGRRLWVVMCRVPPVGHAAEDAREELRDAGVQVCNTLIRSYAAYPKAAELGVLARDVRDPRAAAAWHDILALSRELV from the coding sequence ATGCCGAAGGGGCCAACGAAGCGGGAGCCGCCCAGCACCACGAAGGCGCCGCGTGTGCTGGCCGTCACCTCCGAGAAGGGTGGGGTCGGCAAGAGCACGCTGGCCGTGCACCTGGCCGGCGCCCTGGCCGAGCGCGGGCTCAGGCCGGTGCTGGTCGACGAGGACGAGCGGGTCGGCAGCTCGCTCCGCTGGGCGGGCCGGGGCGGGCTGGGGTTCCCCGTGCTCGCGCCCGCAGACGTGAAACCCAGGGTGCTCTCGGCCTGCGACGTCCTGATCATCGACACCGAGGGCCGCCCGAAGCGCAGGGAACTCCGCGCCCTGGCGGGCCGCGCCGACCTGATCCTGGTGCCCACGGGCGTGAGCGCCCTGGAGCGGGGCGCCACCCGTGAGCTGGCCGAGTATCTGGGCGGCCCGGGCGAGGCCGGACGCCGGCTGTGGGTCGTGATGTGCCGGGTGCCCCCGGTGGGCCACGCCGCCGAGGACGCCCGCGAGGAGCTGCGCGACGCCGGTGTGCAGGTCTGCAACACCCTGATCCGTTCCTACGCCGCCTACCCCAAGGCCGCCGAACTGGGGGTGCTGGCCCGCGACGTGCGCGATCCCCGTGCGGCGGCCGCCTGGCACGACATCCTGGCCCTCTCGCGGGAGCTGGTCTGA